The genomic window TCTCTTCCCTGTATATTTATAGGAAATGTGACATATATTTATAGGAAATGAAACATGGAGGAAAGTGGCTATTTTACAAAAAACACTGCAGATTAATATGATAATTGGACATAACAAACTGAATGTCGGCAAACATTCTGGAAAGATGCGTAATGGTATAATGGGTATTTGAACACGATAGTTtcttctgcattaaaaaaaaaaaaatcccctcccGATTTCAACAAATTTCTAAGTTCACAGCTGTGtctgaattttatgaaaaaaatctagttaagtcttttggatttttttacaTGGATGTAatcttttccttctaaaatgaCTCTGCTcattaaagagaaaagacacagcTATTTTCAGTCATGGTTTCCTCGTATTTCATTCAGAACTGTCCTAACCACCGGAGGAAAGATGGTTTCCATGGGAGACCAGGTGAATCAGGACTATCACCCGATCTTCTGTAAGAACCCATCTTCAAACCACCAGCTGCAATAGTTTTAAACCCAGAACGATGAAGGCTGCAGCAGAGGGTGATAAAGAAACTGCACAGAACAAGAGCGGAGCGCCGCCTCAGACAACAGCGGTTCAAAGCGGGGAATGAATGCGTGCGGATACAGCCTGCGACTCTTCACTGATGCGCTTTGTGCTCGTGGCCTGTCCCGCTTTTCCATCGACTAGAGATGGAAGAGGTGACTCTGTAGGGAAGAAGTAACGGATGAATCTGGGAACGTGGGCTCGAACCTGAAAGTACGTTTGGTCACAAATACTGCCAAGCAACAAGTACTTCACAGGGAAAGCGTTCTTTCCTCATGTGTAACTCAACCGCTTACCTGCCTTACAATTATCCACAAGGGGACTGTGGATGGAATTTCTCTGTGAGACAAAACGAAAATAGGGGCCCTTTGCTGTCCAgtaatgagaaattaaaaaaaaaaaaaagatttctagtTCCAGCTACCAAACTCTTTAAGAAATTCCTGCATGAAAAATATAGGCAGTTCAAAGCCCCAAATTGGCAGATGTAACCCACGTGGGTTTACAGCCACACTCAAGTTTCAGGGTAATGAGGCAGAGCGGAGGAAAGACGGGCCCATGGCTCCTGGAGCCAGAGCAGGTGCGGCAGGCTGACTGTGGGGCTGGCCAAGGGATTGGGGGACAGAGGACCCCTCCCTCCTTGGCTTCCCTGACAGTCTTTCAGGGAGACTGTTCAGAAGTGTGTCTCAGATCATCCTTAAACTCAGTCTGTGTCCGTGCTACCATAAGGCTGCTTTGGGTCACCACACTTCATAGTTACAGGTTTTCACAGGAAAAATAAGGAGTCCTATTTTCAAACATTCTCTCACCTGCCCTCTTCCTCTAACAGAGCCGAGTGCACTGAGGATGGACACAGAGTCCTTCGCTCAGGGTGGGAGGGCTAAGCCACTCCCACAAGGTGCTCAGCGTCCACACCAGGCCTAACAGGTGGGTCCCCTCCACACTGCGTGAGGCTCGGCAGTGACGTCTGAGCCACGCGTTACTTTTGTCCCCAAGAGAACAGACAGGCGCACCGCTCGGTTCTCCCCTCAGGGCCTTCAGACAGGCAGGGGTTGTCCGGAGGCTCTTAGTCAGTGTCTGAACAGCTTAAAACCCTGCGGGGGAAGAGCAGTGGAAGGAGCAGGGATGTCGTGGGAGGACATCTCCAGGGATACCGCATGGCAAGAGTGGAGGTGTGTGTTTTTGCTGCAGACAGTGGAAGGACCAATGGGTAGAAAAGCCACAGGACAATAGACTGCAGTCAGCAAGCGAGTCAGGTAGTGAGTCCCTTGTCACCGAATAATGGAGAAGACAGAAAGCTACTTAATAGAAATGTGGGTTGGAGTTAGGGAACCATAAGGTCTTTTCCAACTCCTGACAGCTTTCTTTAGGCCCTAGAATAATCGGATccaatttggaaaacaattttcagaaaataagcaATATGGCTTTTGGAAAGAATGttgttattaaaaacatttccaggggcgcctgggtggttcaatcggtaaagcatctgctttcggctcaggtcatgatctcagggtcctgggatcaagtcctgtgtctggctccctgaggaagccagcttctcccctgcctgacattcccctgcttgtgctctttctctctctctctgtcaaataaataaataaaaatcttaaaacatttccACCCACTCTCTTGGGAGGACCAAAATAGAGGCAGGAACATGGGTGCAGTGGCACAAGGAGGCCACCTGCCCTGTATCTCGGGCCACAGACGATGGGATGGCAGAGGGGGTGGAGCTTCATGGGGCACCCTCACCCTGGAAGCTTCCAGGGCCCATGGGCTGTCTCCTCTGTGCCTGTCCACGTGTGCCCGACCCCACTAAGTTCGGCGCTGCTCCTCTCTGGGCATAACATACGTGAGGCAAGGACGGCGCACTCACCTTCTGAGTGACCAGACATAACACCTGAATACTGTGCTTTTGGGTCAAAGTGAGTCACTGGCTTCATGAAAGTTCTACTCATGCAAACAGGCAGAAAGCACCATTAATATGCATGgcaattaatataaattttagtgTGTAGTTCCTGGATCTCACCAAAGTATCTCTATCACAATCAGTGTTTATCTTGGGCCATCGGAAGTCGGAATGACTGCACCCCAGTCAGGGTATCAGGTGAGCAGGGTGGCCAGAGAGAACCCAtgcttctggaagcttctgaCTCTGCACCTGGGGCTCACTGCTACTGCACAGCAAAGACGCCGGCCAGCACTCAGCAAGCTGGGTATCaaggtaaaaaaaacaaacaaacacctgtTCGAACGTTgtactttttgaaaatataaaatccaaTCATCAGCCAACACTCATGGGATATGTTTGTTGACTGTTCATACAGGATATGAAAATACCTCATGATTTTTAATGAAGTGAAGCCCATTCCCTTTCCAAACTTCtggatttcatttccatttcaaagGAACAATTGAGAGGCACCGATTTAGAATTTAACACTGTATTTATTAGAGTGTTTTTATTAACAAACTTTCACTAGAAAGTTCTGAGTTTGTCAGTGCAGGGGGCATGCTGGCTTCACACTCCAGCATCTGATGGCCTGCACACCCGCACGTCACCCGGACCCCTCGGCCACAGCTCTGGGGGTCGTTAGGGCAGCACCGGGCGTCCCCTGTGCAGTGGTTAAACACGAGTTTTGGTTCATTCTGATTTAAATATTCGGAGTCCTGTGACAGGCATGGCTCAGCTTTCCTTTCTGCCTCATCTGCCAGACCCCCCCGACCCAAGCCCTTGTTCCTGGCCCCTCTGCTGCCCTCCACGTTCCTGAGGTCTCTGTCTCTGGAGAGTCCCCTTTGGCTGTTCTTGGGATCACAGCTGGGTTTTTGTAAAGACCCGGGGCTTCTGTGGACAAAGGATGGAGGCTCTGGGGTCTGTGGACCAGGCTCCTCTGTACCCTGGACACCATGGACACTGGCCTTGCCGACTTTCTCCTGGACCTGCACGTGCTGCACCGGGTGGATAAAGAGGCCTGTGGGCAGGGGGGTCTGCACTCCCAGCTGTCGGGCTCTGCCCTGCAGGCAGGGGCCGTGGCGGATGTGTGGGACAGCGCATACAAAGCCTTCGGGGGCTTTCTGCACATGCACGAAGCTGCTGGCGGCAGCGCATCGGGGGCACAGGCCATCGCCTGCCTGTGCACAAGCATGCGGGCTGGGGCTCAAGTGTCTGTAGGTGTTTGGGCAACGACACCGCTGATTCAGAGAGAAGAAGTGACACAGGGTGTGCTGCTCGAGAGCGGGCGGGAAGGAGACGGGGCTGGTTTCCTGTTTGGAGCTCGGACTGTAAGCGGCTTGCACAGGCAGCCCCAGACTCTTGGCCTGGCTGCTGAAAAACTCGGAGCAGATGTGGGTCTCCTCATAAGCTGCCTTATCAGATGTGGAGCAGCTGTGGGACGCCAGGGGCTCTAACTCGTAAAACTCCTGTTCCATGTCGGATTTCTGGGCCCTGGGGTCAAAGTGATAATCACTCACGGCACGTGCTTTGCTCTGTCCCTTGTCAGCAGGGGTTGTGGACAGGGCGTGAGAGAACGCACTGCACTGCAGCTTCCTGGGCAGTGGAATCTGCCCACAGGTGCCCTGCGGCCCGAGGCAGCGGCACATGCACTGGAAAAAGAAGGTGGCAAAGGCCCAGCTGATGCACATGATGAGCATCATGAAGGTGCCCAGCTGGGTGTATGCCAGAACTGTGGATGGCATCATCATGGCCCCCGCCACAAAGGTGGTCAGCGCAGCCATAGCAATGGCAGAGCCCATGCGGCTCAGGGAGAAGATCACCTTCCCCTCCCGGTCAGCGTCTGGAGCCAGGCGGTAAGCGACCCCGTAGTGGACAGCAAAATCCACGGATAGGCCGACAGCCACCGAGATGATGACAGACTCCAGGACGTtcagctcccagcccagcaggacAAGAGAGCCGACAGTGACGAATATGGTCCCAGCAATGGAGATGATGGCATACAGGCTAATGATGACATTCCAGGTGGTGAGCAGCATGACGCTGAAGGCCACAGCGACAGACAGCCCCATGGCAATGAGCGTGCCGTCAGAGAGGCTGTCCTGGAGGTCATAGAACTCCAGGTTGCTGACGAACCAGCCATTGCTGAGGCCCTCAGGGGCCGAGCTGAGCTCCCGGGAGATCCACGCGTCCACCTCCTTGTAGAACTGGTGCATCTTCTCATAGGCCAGTGTGAAGAGGTAGGTGCTCTGGAACTCCAGCACGACCGCCCGGATGGTATCGTTGACATCGAACCGCGGCCCCGGGGTCTTGCTGTCCAGATGGTAGCCGGTACTTCTCTCCAGCTCCATTATGGCCCTCTTGATGCACAGCTCGAAGATCTCCTGCTTGTAGGGGAAGCTCCAGCGCCGGCAGCACAGGTACAGGGCAGGCTCGTCGCAGTCCTGGTTCTCCATCCACTGCTTGAATGTCTCGATGAAGCAGCTGGTGAAGTCCTGCTCCTCCGTCTGGTAGAAGAAAGTCTGGTTTCTCAGCTTCTGACAGAAGTGCAGGATCCAGACCTGGGAAGCCGGGCTTGCGATGTTAAAGCTGCCATCCAGCACCAGCTTCCCCTTACTCTTGGGGTTCAGGGGGTCTCCATTGTCTTCTGGGGACACGCCCCAGACCACGGTGATGGGCATGTGCAGCTCCTCCCCACGGTGGACACGCTCAAACATGAAGAGCTTCTTGTACTCAGCATCGTAGCGCTCAAAGGGATGGGAGGGCCTGAAGAGCTGAAACTCAGACAGCTCCAGGGATGGCAGCTTCATCCTGGGGTTCACACACACAACATAGGCCCCGCCCACGGTCAGGGCCAGGAACCACAGCAGCCAAAGGTAGCGGAACTTAATGACGATACATGGCAACACCTTCTCAAAAAAAATGCGCGAGGCTTCTGAAATAGCTAACAGCGCCCTGTGGCATGTCCGGTGGGCCACCGTCCAGCAGCTCTTGCCCTCGAAGACCTGCTGCGGTGGTTTCTTGAAGCAGCTGAACATGTTGAGGAGGTAGCGCTCGTGCAGGACGACGACGGCTGGGAGCCATGTGACCATCAGCACATAGTTCACCAGGATGGCAGTCCCGGCGTACACGCCGAAGCAGCGGATGGCAGTGATATTGCTTACATAGTTGGCATAGAAGGCGGCGGCTGTGGTGAAGCTGGTGACAAACATGGACAGTGCCGCGTGCTGCAGAGTGATGCCCACCGTTTCTGCAGTCGCTGCGTGCGGCCGGTCGAACTTGGTGTAGCTCCACACGTCACATAGGACAAACGCATCGTCTGCACCAATTCCAACCAGGATAACAAGCGCGGTGAGGTTCATGAAAGGGAAGAACTCGAAGTTGAACACCACACGGTAGAGGAAATAGGAGACGATGAGGGAGCTGATGACGGCGAACATGGTCATCAGTGTGATGAACAGGGACCTGGTGTAGGCGCACATGACCAGGAGGACCAGCAGGACCGCGATGGCCGGGTAGGTGGTGTCCGTCAGAAGGTAGTCCTGGAACAGGCTGTGTTTGATGCCGAACTCAATGCCCGCCACAGTGGTAACACCGTCCGAGCCGTTCCAGTGCTCGAAGTTGTCCAGGTAGATGTCCATCAtgctctcccccttctctgtggGAGAAAAGAGCATGCTGTACTTGAGAGCCGGCATGGCGGGGCTGGCCGCCTGCGCGGTCAGGAAGTCCTTGTCCACCAGGTAGTGCAGGATCTGGTAGACTGCGTTGTACTTGGTGCATTTGCGAGGCACACCCGTGCACTTGAGCTGCCCCTTTCTCCTGGCGCCTGCGTCCCAGCAGTCAGGCTCCAGGGTGCCGTTGTGGTAGTGCTTGGCACATGCGCGCACCAGCTTTAGGGTGTGAGACACGTCTCGCTCCACGATCTTCTGGCAGGACGACCTGTTGTTGAGAATGGCGATGTAGTTCCCCAGTGTCCAGCTGGGGCAGCAGGACGCTGCCGTGGTCCTCTGGCACAGGTCGCCGAACTGCGGGTGGGATCTAATCTACAGAGGGAGACACGCGGAGACCGGAATTTACAAAGGCTTCACCCAGAGGCCTGAATTAAAGCGGCCTTGAGGGGCAGGTTAAATAGCTATCCTCCTAGTTAGGTGTCAGCTGGAAACAGGTGGCCGTCCCCCAGACCCGCCGGGCGCTTCCCTCCAGACAGCAAACTGCTCAGCGTGCAGGGGACCCAGAGCTGGCTTGGTTTTAAGGAGAACACAGAAGTAGCAGCTCTTTAGGAAACAGGCCTTTTCCAAGTTACTTTAAAAGGCAATGAAAAGGACAGGCTGTGGGCTCATGTATGGAAACTACAGGATTAATTTAAGAGAACAGTTGTCCAACTAATGGAGGAAACAAATTGGTGGCTTTGCCTAAAACTTCTGGTTATCGGCATGAAATTTTTGGTGACAAAGGTAATATATCTCAAGCAACTTAGCTGGAAGCAAAGATGATATTCCCCCAGAAAGCAATCAGTGAGCCCCCAGGTGACATGGTGAGAACTGATGTCAGGGGTGCATGAGAGACCAGGGGTGAAACGGTTTCCTGAGAAATGAGCAGAACAGGGCAAGGTTCCTAAATTACAACGGTCTGCATATCTGATTATCAAAATACTTAGGTAGGAGTTGATTTCTTCCACTTCCTTCAAAACTTATTGGAGCTGGCTGAAACTCTCTGGGTTTTGGTGACGTGGGATCTGCTGCGTGGTCGCCGTAGGATGGCTCTGGGTCTGGTGTGGATGGTGCCCTGCTTACAGGTGTTCCTGGAGGCCTTTCTTCTCTGGCTGCTCTTGTTACAGCGAACTGAAAAACAACTCCAATGCCAAGGGTGGGGTTGCTGGAATATGGCGAAGCCTTCACAATTCCGTACAAATCTGTAGCTGTGAGAGCAGCCCCTCTTTCCTGAGGCTGAGTTTAGGAACTACATCCAGAGTTTTTCTGTAGAAGGCAATCACTCATTTCTGTTTACCAAAGGCTGCTCCAGGGAGGAGACTCCAAAGTTCAGAAAGGGCGTGAGTGTGTTTCCGCTGCCGTGATTAAACTACTCTCTACCTTT from Lutra lutra chromosome 15, mLutLut1.2, whole genome shotgun sequence includes these protein-coding regions:
- the DISP1 gene encoding protein dispatched homolog 1 isoform X2; this translates as MHIPKLESAAPCVLLRWPEFCLAALLPCYLTCCLKGTLIIKHRRKRRLAFLQPRKTWHFPAWVSAQTTGFSTGHRTGPRSQNMAVNDGNSDFVCLGNGSVTTSAPTLGAVPPCDGDLATQQLAAREALRTKVSLNGCLQVNGTMKSSFLPMDSHQRVPAMLSPCCHPCPFHRPLAGQSSHPEGQPEAGPATPSALASCCLQPHSEYSAPLCPGHTPVYQAACCLQPSPSFCLHHAWPGRFPHQPGQPHVASFRPCRPFKLPRSYASLIADWPVVVLGMCTVFIVVCALVGVLVPELPDFSDPLLGFEPRGTAIGQRLVTWNNMVKNTGYKATLANYPFKYADEQAKSHRDDRWSDDHYEREKREVDWNFHKDSFFCDVPSDRYSRVVFTSAGGETLWNLPAIKSMCNVDNSRIRSHPQFGDLCQRTTAASCCPSWTLGNYIAILNNRSSCQKIVERDVSHTLKLVRACAKHYHNGTLEPDCWDAGARRKGQLKCTGVPRKCTKYNAVYQILHYLVDKDFLTAQAASPAMPALKYSMLFSPTEKGESMMDIYLDNFEHWNGSDGVTTVAGIEFGIKHSLFQDYLLTDTTYPAIAVLLVLLVMCAYTRSLFITLMTMFAVISSLIVSYFLYRVVFNFEFFPFMNLTALVILVGIGADDAFVLCDVWSYTKFDRPHAATAETVGITLQHAALSMFVTSFTTAAAFYANYVSNITAIRCFGVYAGTAILVNYVLMVTWLPAVVVLHERYLLNMFSCFKKPPQQVFEGKSCWTVAHRTCHRALLAISEASRIFFEKVLPCIVIKFRYLWLLWFLALTVGGAYVVCVNPRMKLPSLELSEFQLFRPSHPFERYDAEYKKLFMFERVHRGEELHMPITVVWGVSPEDNGDPLNPKSKGKLVLDGSFNIASPASQVWILHFCQKLRNQTFFYQTEEQDFTSCFIETFKQWMENQDCDEPALYLCCRRWSFPYKQEIFELCIKRAIMELERSTGYHLDSKTPGPRFDVNDTIRAVVLEFQSTYLFTLAYEKMHQFYKEVDAWISRELSSAPEGLSNGWFVSNLEFYDLQDSLSDGTLIAMGLSVAVAFSVMLLTTWNVIISLYAIISIAGTIFVTVGSLVLLGWELNVLESVIISVAVGLSVDFAVHYGVAYRLAPDADREGKVIFSLSRMGSAIAMAALTTFVAGAMMMPSTVLAYTQLGTFMMLIMCISWAFATFFFQCMCRCLGPQGTCGQIPLPRKLQCSAFSHALSTTPADKGQSKARAVSDYHFDPRAQKSDMEQEFYELEPLASHSCSTSDKAAYEETHICSEFFSSQAKSLGLPVQAAYSPSSKQETSPVSFPPALEQHTLCHFFSLNQRCRCPNTYRHLSPSPHACAQAGDGLCPRCAAASSFVHVQKAPEGFVCAVPHIRHGPCLQGRARQLGVQTPLPTGLFIHPVQHVQVQEKVGKASVHGVQGTEEPGPQTPEPPSFVHRSPGSLQKPSCDPKNSQRGLSRDRDLRNVEGSRGARNKGLGRGGLADEAERKAEPCLSQDSEYLNQNEPKLVFNHCTGDARCCPNDPQSCGRGVRVTCGCAGHQMLECEASMPPALTNSELSSESLLIKTL
- the DISP1 gene encoding protein dispatched homolog 1 isoform X1; this encodes MWCDREIMRSALMSPGKASEHLQLSLSAEWLIYLIKTCCLKGTLIIKHRRKRRLAFLQPRKTWHFPAWVSAQTTGFSTGHRTGPRSQNMAVNDGNSDFVCLGNGSVTTSAPTLGAVPPCDGDLATQQLAAREALRTKVSLNGCLQVNGTMKSSFLPMDSHQRVPAMLSPCCHPCPFHRPLAGQSSHPEGQPEAGPATPSALASCCLQPHSEYSAPLCPGHTPVYQAACCLQPSPSFCLHHAWPGRFPHQPGQPHVASFRPCRPFKLPRSYASLIADWPVVVLGMCTVFIVVCALVGVLVPELPDFSDPLLGFEPRGTAIGQRLVTWNNMVKNTGYKATLANYPFKYADEQAKSHRDDRWSDDHYEREKREVDWNFHKDSFFCDVPSDRYSRVVFTSAGGETLWNLPAIKSMCNVDNSRIRSHPQFGDLCQRTTAASCCPSWTLGNYIAILNNRSSCQKIVERDVSHTLKLVRACAKHYHNGTLEPDCWDAGARRKGQLKCTGVPRKCTKYNAVYQILHYLVDKDFLTAQAASPAMPALKYSMLFSPTEKGESMMDIYLDNFEHWNGSDGVTTVAGIEFGIKHSLFQDYLLTDTTYPAIAVLLVLLVMCAYTRSLFITLMTMFAVISSLIVSYFLYRVVFNFEFFPFMNLTALVILVGIGADDAFVLCDVWSYTKFDRPHAATAETVGITLQHAALSMFVTSFTTAAAFYANYVSNITAIRCFGVYAGTAILVNYVLMVTWLPAVVVLHERYLLNMFSCFKKPPQQVFEGKSCWTVAHRTCHRALLAISEASRIFFEKVLPCIVIKFRYLWLLWFLALTVGGAYVVCVNPRMKLPSLELSEFQLFRPSHPFERYDAEYKKLFMFERVHRGEELHMPITVVWGVSPEDNGDPLNPKSKGKLVLDGSFNIASPASQVWILHFCQKLRNQTFFYQTEEQDFTSCFIETFKQWMENQDCDEPALYLCCRRWSFPYKQEIFELCIKRAIMELERSTGYHLDSKTPGPRFDVNDTIRAVVLEFQSTYLFTLAYEKMHQFYKEVDAWISRELSSAPEGLSNGWFVSNLEFYDLQDSLSDGTLIAMGLSVAVAFSVMLLTTWNVIISLYAIISIAGTIFVTVGSLVLLGWELNVLESVIISVAVGLSVDFAVHYGVAYRLAPDADREGKVIFSLSRMGSAIAMAALTTFVAGAMMMPSTVLAYTQLGTFMMLIMCISWAFATFFFQCMCRCLGPQGTCGQIPLPRKLQCSAFSHALSTTPADKGQSKARAVSDYHFDPRAQKSDMEQEFYELEPLASHSCSTSDKAAYEETHICSEFFSSQAKSLGLPVQAAYSPSSKQETSPVSFPPALEQHTLCHFFSLNQRCRCPNTYRHLSPSPHACAQAGDGLCPRCAAASSFVHVQKAPEGFVCAVPHIRHGPCLQGRARQLGVQTPLPTGLFIHPVQHVQVQEKVGKASVHGVQGTEEPGPQTPEPPSFVHRSPGSLQKPSCDPKNSQRGLSRDRDLRNVEGSRGARNKGLGRGGLADEAERKAEPCLSQDSEYLNQNEPKLVFNHCTGDARCCPNDPQSCGRGVRVTCGCAGHQMLECEASMPPALTNSELSSESLLIKTL
- the DISP1 gene encoding protein dispatched homolog 1 isoform X7, whose protein sequence is MAVNDGNSDFVCLGNGSVTTSAPTLGAVPPCDGDLATQQLAAREALRTKVSLNGCLQVNGTMKSSFLPMDSHQRVPAMLSPCCHPCPFHRPLAGQSSHPEGQPEAGPATPSALASCCLQPHSEYSAPLCPGHTPVYQAACCLQPSPSFCLHHAWPGRFPHQPGQPHVASFRPCRPFKLPRSYASLIADWPVVVLGMCTVFIVVCALVGVLVPELPDFSDPLLGFEPRGTAIGQRLVTWNNMVKNTGYKATLANYPFKYADEQAKSHRDDRWSDDHYEREKREVDWNFHKDSFFCDVPSDRYSRVVFTSAGGETLWNLPAIKSMCNVDNSRIRSHPQFGDLCQRTTAASCCPSWTLGNYIAILNNRSSCQKIVERDVSHTLKLVRACAKHYHNGTLEPDCWDAGARRKGQLKCTGVPRKCTKYNAVYQILHYLVDKDFLTAQAASPAMPALKYSMLFSPTEKGESMMDIYLDNFEHWNGSDGVTTVAGIEFGIKHSLFQDYLLTDTTYPAIAVLLVLLVMCAYTRSLFITLMTMFAVISSLIVSYFLYRVVFNFEFFPFMNLTALVILVGIGADDAFVLCDVWSYTKFDRPHAATAETVGITLQHAALSMFVTSFTTAAAFYANYVSNITAIRCFGVYAGTAILVNYVLMVTWLPAVVVLHERYLLNMFSCFKKPPQQVFEGKSCWTVAHRTCHRALLAISEASRIFFEKVLPCIVIKFRYLWLLWFLALTVGGAYVVCVNPRMKLPSLELSEFQLFRPSHPFERYDAEYKKLFMFERVHRGEELHMPITVVWGVSPEDNGDPLNPKSKGKLVLDGSFNIASPASQVWILHFCQKLRNQTFFYQTEEQDFTSCFIETFKQWMENQDCDEPALYLCCRRWSFPYKQEIFELCIKRAIMELERSTGYHLDSKTPGPRFDVNDTIRAVVLEFQSTYLFTLAYEKMHQFYKEVDAWISRELSSAPEGLSNGWFVSNLEFYDLQDSLSDGTLIAMGLSVAVAFSVMLLTTWNVIISLYAIISIAGTIFVTVGSLVLLGWELNVLESVIISVAVGLSVDFAVHYGVAYRLAPDADREGKVIFSLSRMGSAIAMAALTTFVAGAMMMPSTVLAYTQLGTFMMLIMCISWAFATFFFQCMCRCLGPQGTCGQIPLPRKLQCSAFSHALSTTPADKGQSKARAVSDYHFDPRAQKSDMEQEFYELEPLASHSCSTSDKAAYEETHICSEFFSSQAKSLGLPVQAAYSPSSKQETSPVSFPPALEQHTLCHFFSLNQRCRCPNTYRHLSPSPHACAQAGDGLCPRCAAASSFVHVQKAPEGFVCAVPHIRHGPCLQGRARQLGVQTPLPTGLFIHPVQHVQVQEKVGKASVHGVQGTEEPGPQTPEPPSFVHRSPGSLQKPSCDPKNSQRGLSRDRDLRNVEGSRGARNKGLGRGGLADEAERKAEPCLSQDSEYLNQNEPKLVFNHCTGDARCCPNDPQSCGRGVRVTCGCAGHQMLECEASMPPALTNSELSSESLLIKTL
- the DISP1 gene encoding protein dispatched homolog 1 isoform X4; this encodes MWCDREIMRSALMSPGKASEHLQLSLSAEWLIYLISLCPPQMARVLPCCPSSLLFGPRSQNMAVNDGNSDFVCLGNGSVTTSAPTLGAVPPCDGDLATQQLAAREALRTKVSLNGCLQVNGTMKSSFLPMDSHQRVPAMLSPCCHPCPFHRPLAGQSSHPEGQPEAGPATPSALASCCLQPHSEYSAPLCPGHTPVYQAACCLQPSPSFCLHHAWPGRFPHQPGQPHVASFRPCRPFKLPRSYASLIADWPVVVLGMCTVFIVVCALVGVLVPELPDFSDPLLGFEPRGTAIGQRLVTWNNMVKNTGYKATLANYPFKYADEQAKSHRDDRWSDDHYEREKREVDWNFHKDSFFCDVPSDRYSRVVFTSAGGETLWNLPAIKSMCNVDNSRIRSHPQFGDLCQRTTAASCCPSWTLGNYIAILNNRSSCQKIVERDVSHTLKLVRACAKHYHNGTLEPDCWDAGARRKGQLKCTGVPRKCTKYNAVYQILHYLVDKDFLTAQAASPAMPALKYSMLFSPTEKGESMMDIYLDNFEHWNGSDGVTTVAGIEFGIKHSLFQDYLLTDTTYPAIAVLLVLLVMCAYTRSLFITLMTMFAVISSLIVSYFLYRVVFNFEFFPFMNLTALVILVGIGADDAFVLCDVWSYTKFDRPHAATAETVGITLQHAALSMFVTSFTTAAAFYANYVSNITAIRCFGVYAGTAILVNYVLMVTWLPAVVVLHERYLLNMFSCFKKPPQQVFEGKSCWTVAHRTCHRALLAISEASRIFFEKVLPCIVIKFRYLWLLWFLALTVGGAYVVCVNPRMKLPSLELSEFQLFRPSHPFERYDAEYKKLFMFERVHRGEELHMPITVVWGVSPEDNGDPLNPKSKGKLVLDGSFNIASPASQVWILHFCQKLRNQTFFYQTEEQDFTSCFIETFKQWMENQDCDEPALYLCCRRWSFPYKQEIFELCIKRAIMELERSTGYHLDSKTPGPRFDVNDTIRAVVLEFQSTYLFTLAYEKMHQFYKEVDAWISRELSSAPEGLSNGWFVSNLEFYDLQDSLSDGTLIAMGLSVAVAFSVMLLTTWNVIISLYAIISIAGTIFVTVGSLVLLGWELNVLESVIISVAVGLSVDFAVHYGVAYRLAPDADREGKVIFSLSRMGSAIAMAALTTFVAGAMMMPSTVLAYTQLGTFMMLIMCISWAFATFFFQCMCRCLGPQGTCGQIPLPRKLQCSAFSHALSTTPADKGQSKARAVSDYHFDPRAQKSDMEQEFYELEPLASHSCSTSDKAAYEETHICSEFFSSQAKSLGLPVQAAYSPSSKQETSPVSFPPALEQHTLCHFFSLNQRCRCPNTYRHLSPSPHACAQAGDGLCPRCAAASSFVHVQKAPEGFVCAVPHIRHGPCLQGRARQLGVQTPLPTGLFIHPVQHVQVQEKVGKASVHGVQGTEEPGPQTPEPPSFVHRSPGSLQKPSCDPKNSQRGLSRDRDLRNVEGSRGARNKGLGRGGLADEAERKAEPCLSQDSEYLNQNEPKLVFNHCTGDARCCPNDPQSCGRGVRVTCGCAGHQMLECEASMPPALTNSELSSESLLIKTL